In Diabrotica undecimpunctata isolate CICGRU chromosome 4, icDiaUnde3, whole genome shotgun sequence, a single genomic region encodes these proteins:
- the LOC140438773 gene encoding uncharacterized protein has translation MDLLSVTDEPFSDTSVENCQFHSYQPYNSASPNYNDEVRIIITDFDALTAPSNSYIYIEGQLLTDKNQVPTKFKFINNAIAYLFREIRYELNGVNVDSVRNLGLVSTIKNYLSLNDNTSKLLINAVWCPNEKDRILTDDKGNFNLFIPLRLWLGIFEDFTKIIMGMRQELVLIRDKDDIDAVLSTDETEHPKIKLLKLSWHVPHVTPSISQQIILNKILNSNNELPIKFRSWELIEYPALPNSTRHTWPVKTSTKLESPRHVIIALQDGRKGNLLKDLSQFDHCNLRNIRVFLNSNRYPYNDLELDFDSNRFATLYEMFANFQESYYHLTSNQPLLTSQEFKEKAPIVHIDCSRQPEVLQSGSVTLRIEFETTKPIGTNISAYCLILHEKEFYYNPLTKIVRQV, from the coding sequence ATGGATTTATTAAGTGTTACCGATGAGCCCTTTAGTGATACATCAGTCGAAAACTGCCAATTTCATAGTTATCAACCGTACAATTCTGCATCTCCCAACTACAATGATGAGGTCCGAATAATAATAACAGATTTTGACGCCCTTACTGCGCCCAGTAATAGCTATATTTACATTGAAGGTCAATTACTGACCGACAAAAATCAAGTCCCAACaaaattcaaatttattaataacgctATTGCCTACTTGTTTCGAGAAATCCGATATGAATTAAACGGGGTAAATGTAGATTCCGTACGAAATCTGGGCTTAGTTTctactattaaaaattatttgtcaTTAAACGATAATACATCTAAGCTTTTAATTAACGCAGTGTGGTGTCCAAATGAAAAAGACCGCATTCTAACTGATGACAaaggaaattttaatttatttattccgCTCAGACTTTGGTTGGGAATATTtgaagattttacaaaaattattatggGAATGAGACAAGAATTGGTACTGATTCGAGATAAAGATGACATAGACGCAGTATTATCAACAGATGAGACAGAACATCCAAAGATAAAGCTGTTAAAGCTATCATGGCATGTTCCTCACGTTACTCCTTCGATTTCTCAAcagattatattaaataaaatcctTAATAGTAATAATGAGCTACCCATTAAATTTAGAAGCTGGGAGCTAATCGAATACCCTGCTTTACCAAATTCCACGAGACATACGTGGCCTGTCAAAACATCTACTAAATTAGAAAGCCCGAGGCATGTTATTATTGCATTACAAGACGGAAGAAAAGGAAATTTGTTAAAGGACCTGAGTCAATTTGATCATTGTAACCTGAGAAATATTCGTGTTTTTCTAAATTCTAACAGATATCCGTACAATGATCTGGAGCTAGATTTTGACAGTAACCGCTTTGCTACTTTATATGAAATGTTTGCAAATTTTCAAGAATCTTATTATCATCTAACAAGTAATCAACCATTATTAACTTCACAAGAATTTAAGGAAAAAGCACCCATAGTACATATCGATTGCTCTCGTCAGCCTGAAGTTCTTCAAAGTGGATCTGTTACTCTGAGAATTGAATTTGAAACTACTAAGCCAATAGGTACTAATATCTCAGCGTACTGTCTCATTTTACATGAGAAAGAATTTTATTACAACCCGCTAACAAAGATTGTAAGACAAGTATAA